A genomic stretch from Gemmatimonadota bacterium includes:
- a CDS encoding energy transducer TonB, with product MAMIRGKAPEADLRRSYNKVFGYCTLATFVLHTAVAVIFPTFEASASNRQKKQIIIENVDIPETRQIKRPPPPPRPAVPIETESDDVPDDVTIESTDLDFDDAMVDMPPPPPPGSYEEEEEILEFYMVEQKPKVIKQVNPKYPEIARKAGLTGKVFLKFLVDKNGRVSNVSILRGQEIFRQAAIDAVLQFRFEPAQQNDKPVSVWMTQPMSFRLN from the coding sequence ATGGCAATGATTCGGGGAAAAGCACCAGAAGCCGATTTGCGCCGTTCTTATAATAAGGTTTTTGGATATTGCACATTGGCCACGTTTGTCCTGCACACCGCCGTGGCTGTGATTTTTCCAACTTTTGAAGCCTCTGCGAGTAATCGCCAGAAGAAACAGATCATTATTGAAAATGTGGATATTCCAGAAACCCGTCAGATCAAACGTCCACCACCGCCGCCACGACCTGCTGTGCCAATTGAAACAGAGAGCGACGATGTGCCCGACGACGTGACTATTGAGAGCACAGATCTCGATTTTGACGATGCAATGGTCGATATGCCGCCGCCACCGCCGCCGGGTTCATATGAGGAAGAAGAAGAAATCCTCGAGTTTTATATGGTTGAGCAAAAACCAAAAGTCATAAAGCAGGTAAATCCTAAATATCCTGAAATTGCCCGCAAAGCCGGGTTGACTGGAAAAGTGTTTTTGAAGTTTTTGGTTGATAAGAATGGTCGGGTAAGCAATGTGAGTATACTTAGAGGGCAAGAAATTTTCCGGCAAGCGGCGATTGATGCTGTTCTGCAATTCAGGTTTGAACCAGCCCAACAAAATGACAAGCCGGTTTCTGTGTGGATGACTCAGCCGATGTCTTTTCGCCTGAATTGA
- a CDS encoding MotA/TolQ/ExbB proton channel family protein, producing MVDLFIKGGNFMYPLLVMLFFGVVVIIERFYTLFKAHINAKEFMVELQDALKQNGPEGAAELCSNTRGPVATVLHAGLLRLDRGIEHVEKSIEESGAIEMAFLERGLVWLSTVANLAPLVGFLGTVSGMIRAFNDIAAAGDVDPSVVAGGISEALITTASGLVVAIPVQAAYNFFLSKIDKIIIDLQESSNQFVDDLIQLGYGKED from the coding sequence ATGGTTGATCTTTTTATTAAAGGCGGAAACTTTATGTATCCGTTGCTGGTGATGTTGTTTTTTGGCGTTGTGGTGATTATCGAGCGCTTTTACACGCTTTTTAAGGCACATATCAATGCCAAAGAGTTTATGGTAGAGCTTCAGGATGCCCTCAAGCAAAATGGGCCAGAAGGTGCTGCCGAGTTGTGTTCCAATACACGTGGCCCGGTCGCCACGGTGTTGCATGCAGGGTTGTTGCGTTTGGATCGCGGTATTGAGCATGTGGAAAAATCGATTGAAGAATCCGGCGCTATCGAAATGGCTTTTCTCGAGCGTGGTCTCGTGTGGCTTTCCACAGTCGCAAATCTGGCACCCCTCGTCGGCTTCCTCGGCACTGTGTCGGGTATGATCCGGGCGTTTAACGATATTGCCGCTGCTGGCGATGTTGATCCCAGTGTTGTGGCTGGCGGTATTTCTGAAGCTTTGATTACAACAGCTTCGGGTCTGGTGGTTGCTATTCCAGTGCAGGCTGCATACAACTTCTTCCTGTCAAAGATTGACAAGATCATCATCGATCTCCAGGAAAGCTCCAATCAATTTGTCGATGACCTGATTCAGTTGGGCTACGGCAAGGAGGACTAA
- a CDS encoding biopolymer transporter ExbD, whose protein sequence is MNFKKKGGVSHSIPTGSMADITFLLLIFFMVSTVFVRYRVTGIIMPKAEKIEELKKRRHINYLWVSADRKIYIDDKLANIDQVAGIFYDRRVKDPRMVVSLKCDYRAPYGLISSVMEELRKADALRINFATNREG, encoded by the coding sequence ATGAATTTTAAGAAAAAGGGTGGTGTCTCACATAGCATTCCGACTGGATCTATGGCCGACATTACTTTTTTGCTGCTCATTTTCTTTATGGTCTCTACGGTTTTTGTCCGCTACCGCGTGACGGGCATTATTATGCCCAAGGCCGAAAAAATTGAAGAGCTCAAGAAGCGCCGTCACATCAACTATTTATGGGTTTCTGCTGATCGCAAAATCTATATTGACGACAAGCTGGCGAATATCGATCAGGTAGCCGGGATTTTTTACGACCGTCGCGTCAAAGATCCCCGTATGGTCGTGTCACTCAAATGCGACTACCGCGCGCCTTATGGATTGATCAGCAGTGTGATGGAAGAATTGCGCAAGGCCGATGCGCTACGCATCAACTTTGCGACCAACCGAGAGGGGTAA
- a CDS encoding M14 family metallocarboxypeptidase translates to MPDYATFENRLKNIAHPDIAHRIIGHVHGYAFHCLTIGKPAPSKPNILLSAGVHGDEPAGVEAILQFLERDLKDIIHRFHIVVLPCVNPSGYVNNQRENIQGEDINRAFKNEVPESTLVKQQLAGYRFDVFLDMHEDYDATGTYFYEGKRDSAWLAPAIAHRTKKIGPLDADTGETDIPLAEGVLQVDPAWGESGFTSYVYIHHADHVLITETSSNWPMDRRAKVHLLALDMILDHYSTSLKGEPRE, encoded by the coding sequence ATGCCAGACTACGCCACTTTTGAAAACCGCTTAAAAAATATCGCGCACCCCGACATTGCCCATCGCATCATTGGCCATGTTCACGGTTATGCTTTTCATTGCCTCACAATTGGCAAACCCGCGCCATCAAAACCGAATATTCTCCTCTCGGCAGGTGTACACGGCGATGAACCCGCAGGCGTCGAAGCCATCCTTCAATTTCTCGAACGCGATCTCAAAGATATAATCCATCGCTTTCACATCGTCGTTTTACCCTGTGTCAACCCTTCTGGATACGTCAACAACCAGCGAGAAAACATTCAGGGTGAAGACATTAATCGCGCTTTCAAAAACGAAGTTCCCGAATCCACCCTTGTCAAACAGCAGCTTGCGGGATATCGTTTTGACGTCTTTCTCGACATGCACGAAGATTACGACGCAACAGGTACTTATTTTTACGAAGGCAAACGCGATAGCGCGTGGTTGGCGCCAGCCATCGCGCACCGGACAAAAAAAATCGGTCCCCTGGATGCGGATACCGGTGAAACCGATATCCCACTCGCAGAGGGCGTCTTGCAAGTCGATCCCGCCTGGGGTGAAAGCGGTTTTACCTCTTATGTCTATATCCATCATGCCGACCATGTCCTGATCACTGAAACATCATCCAATTGGCCTATGGATAGGCGAGCTAAAGTACACCTGCTCGCCCTTGATATGATCCTCGATCACTATTCGACGTCACTCAAAGGAGAACCACGTGAATAA
- a CDS encoding sulfatase-like hydrolase/transferase encodes MPDRPNILVLMTDQQRADALGCAGNTTIRTPNLDGLANSGVRFTQAVTPTPVCVAARMSFITGHRMSRHHWTDNSALPGPLPELPTIMTLLLRAGYWTQGIGKMHFRGRHYGFRNLLTMEECIDHRVDDDYLRYLRENGVRTRFPKGIRDLLFFQPQTCGIPVEHHKNTWVADQSIDFLREHTRYRANQPFFLWSSWISPHPPFAPCEPYDDMYNPADMALPPFAERPIETLPPNFYGSRGRLDGAHRDPDRLRRLRALYYGLISHVDDGIGRILNELETLGLSDNTVVLFVSDHGEMMGEHGLSQKNCPYESSVRIPYLLRWPGKTRAGQQRDDLVSLLDFFPTLIEELDLQYPEEHGPLPGANLLGTTGGGLAEPRESAIIDYGKGKGRWISARNQKHKYAFFAHGGIEELYHLENDPHEQHNLIAQNPALVSKFRDQIIAWERQYGLSNSLDGDRLRLYSGPARIPTEKECRTVILNDGPWPKRLPDDEKDSIETFAEAFTRAISKETTLSPDKLSIGKYKEQVLKRSPRDIAAESLEGTPWEDAWHNA; translated from the coding sequence ATGCCAGACCGTCCCAACATTCTCGTCCTCATGACCGATCAGCAGCGAGCCGATGCCCTGGGTTGCGCTGGAAATACAACAATCCGCACGCCCAACCTCGACGGACTCGCCAATTCGGGTGTACGCTTTACACAGGCCGTCACGCCCACCCCCGTCTGCGTTGCCGCGCGCATGAGTTTTATCACCGGTCACAGAATGTCCCGGCACCACTGGACAGACAACAGTGCGCTACCTGGGCCCTTACCCGAGCTTCCCACCATCATGACGCTTCTTCTCCGCGCCGGGTACTGGACGCAGGGCATTGGGAAAATGCACTTTCGCGGTCGGCACTACGGCTTCCGAAATCTCCTCACAATGGAAGAATGCATCGATCACCGGGTCGATGACGACTACCTCCGCTATCTGCGAGAAAACGGTGTTCGCACCCGTTTTCCCAAAGGCATCCGCGATCTGCTCTTCTTCCAGCCCCAAACCTGTGGCATACCCGTTGAACACCACAAAAATACCTGGGTCGCCGACCAGTCCATTGACTTTCTCCGCGAACACACGCGCTATCGCGCCAATCAACCCTTTTTCCTGTGGAGTTCCTGGATATCACCGCATCCGCCCTTTGCGCCCTGTGAACCGTACGACGACATGTACAACCCCGCCGACATGGCACTCCCGCCATTTGCCGAGCGCCCTATCGAAACCCTGCCCCCCAATTTTTACGGCAGCCGCGGACGTCTGGATGGAGCTCACCGCGACCCCGACCGTCTGCGCCGTCTGCGCGCCCTTTACTATGGCCTCATCTCCCATGTTGACGACGGCATCGGTCGCATTTTGAATGAACTCGAAACCCTCGGTCTATCCGATAACACCGTCGTCCTCTTTGTCTCAGACCACGGTGAAATGATGGGCGAACACGGCCTTTCGCAAAAAAACTGTCCTTATGAATCCTCCGTCCGCATTCCATATCTCCTCCGCTGGCCCGGCAAAACGCGAGCAGGGCAACAACGCGATGACCTCGTCAGCCTGCTCGACTTCTTTCCCACCCTCATAGAAGAACTCGACCTCCAGTATCCAGAAGAACATGGCCCGTTACCAGGAGCGAATCTCCTCGGCACAACAGGTGGGGGCCTGGCAGAGCCTCGAGAATCCGCGATTATAGACTACGGCAAGGGCAAAGGACGCTGGATTTCAGCGCGCAACCAGAAACACAAATACGCCTTTTTTGCCCACGGCGGAATCGAAGAACTCTACCACCTTGAAAACGATCCACACGAACAGCACAACCTCATCGCCCAAAACCCCGCATTGGTGTCAAAATTTCGCGATCAAATCATCGCCTGGGAACGACAATATGGCCTGAGTAATTCGCTTGACGGCGATAGACTGCGCTTGTATTCCGGTCCGGCCCGCATACCCACAGAAAAAGAATGCCGCACGGTCATCCTCAACGACGGCCCCTGGCCCAAGCGCTTGCCCGACGATGAAAAAGACAGCATCGAAACCTTTGCCGAAGCATTTACCCGCGCCATCAGCAAAGAAACCACCTTATCGCCCGACAAATTGAGCATCGGAAAATATAAAGAACAAGTACTCAAACGCAGCCCTCGGGATATCGCCGCAGAATCGCTTGAAGGCACACCCTGGGAAGACGCATGGCACAACGCATAA
- a CDS encoding tetratricopeptide repeat protein: MILDLKFRSGFLALLCGFFVLGTASFCFAEDGEPEMTKADSIKKAGQHLSFGARYLKSKQYEDAETQFLKSWGFNPKRATTARYLGRLYEEIERYEDAITWFQKAVELEPTSKYTRGAHVALARIYIIQEQPEKAIENYEALLAFDLTAEEKIKYYHALVSLNVETEDYEKALDYAKMWGELAPDEPEVRDMIGKLHLRTGGEDEALAEMEKVLEINPDDYATLEKLAGMYDRRGEDDKAFDAFEKLYQNDVSSVFFLEETIKLGKRLSKSKSWVVDRLEKLYAMQPDNLGVIEELAELTGSLKWVNKGLKQDPQNGRYPYMRGDHYFNRWENSSAKQDSINALIWYRRALKDPQWRGNANAMIQTLDPPLTEEEKKRREFFEGSKKKKEEVETEGKK, encoded by the coding sequence ATGATTTTGGATTTGAAATTCCGATCTGGTTTTTTGGCTTTGTTGTGCGGTTTTTTTGTTCTGGGTACAGCGTCATTTTGTTTTGCCGAAGATGGCGAACCCGAGATGACAAAGGCGGATTCTATTAAGAAAGCCGGCCAACACCTGTCTTTTGGTGCTCGATATCTCAAGAGCAAGCAATACGAAGATGCCGAAACGCAATTTTTGAAATCGTGGGGTTTTAATCCCAAAAGAGCAACTACCGCTCGATACCTGGGCAGATTGTACGAAGAAATAGAAAGGTACGAAGATGCGATTACCTGGTTTCAAAAAGCTGTTGAACTTGAGCCTACAAGCAAATACACCAGGGGAGCACACGTTGCATTAGCACGCATCTATATTATACAGGAGCAGCCCGAAAAAGCCATTGAGAATTATGAAGCGTTGCTGGCATTTGACCTCACGGCAGAGGAAAAAATTAAATATTATCACGCGCTGGTCAGTTTGAATGTTGAAACTGAAGACTATGAAAAAGCATTGGATTATGCCAAAATGTGGGGTGAATTGGCTCCCGATGAGCCCGAAGTGCGGGATATGATTGGTAAATTACACCTGCGAACAGGCGGCGAGGACGAAGCTCTGGCCGAAATGGAAAAAGTGCTGGAGATAAATCCCGATGATTATGCTACGCTGGAAAAATTGGCGGGTATGTACGACCGAAGAGGCGAGGATGATAAAGCCTTTGATGCCTTTGAAAAATTGTATCAAAACGATGTCTCGAGTGTTTTCTTTTTGGAAGAGACCATTAAATTGGGTAAGAGGTTGAGTAAATCCAAGAGCTGGGTGGTTGATCGGCTTGAAAAATTATACGCCATGCAGCCCGACAATTTGGGCGTGATTGAAGAACTGGCCGAGTTGACCGGGAGTCTCAAGTGGGTTAATAAGGGGCTGAAACAAGATCCCCAAAATGGCAGGTATCCCTATATGAGGGGCGATCATTATTTTAACAGGTGGGAAAATTCAAGTGCAAAACAGGATTCGATCAATGCCTTGATATGGTATAGAAGGGCGTTAAAAGACCCGCAGTGGAGGGGCAATGCCAACGCAATGATCCAAACACTTGATCCACCTCTGACCGAAGAAGAAAAGAAGCGTCGAGAATTTTTTGAAGGCAGTAAAAAGAAAAAGGAGGAGGTGGAAACCGAAGGTAAGAAGTAA
- the guaB gene encoding IMP dehydrogenase has product MDKSTDKIVKQGLTFNDVLLVPCKSEILPKDTDLGTRLTRNIKLNIPLVSAAMDTVTEARLAIAMAQEGGIGIIHKNLSVKEQSQEVEKVKRSESGMIVDPVTLSPDHYISEALELMQKYRISGVPIVAQGNRLVGILTNRDLRFEKNLNRRVKDVMTSKGLITAKLGISLEDAQEILQQHRIEKLPVIDNAGVLKGLITVKDIEKKIQYPNACKDDLGRLRVGAAVGVGEDAEERTAALIEQGVDVIVIDTAHGHSRGVLEAVERFKSKYPKTDLIAGNIATREAAADLTAAGADAIKVGMGPATICTTRVIAGIGVPQITAIMDCAEIAAKTGVPLIADGGITQSGDITKAIAAGAHSVMIGFLFVGTDESPGETVIYQGRTFKVYRGMGSLGAMQRGSKDRYFQGEVEATNKLVPEGIEGQVPYKGSLSGFIYQLIGGLRAGMGYCGTRTLDELRNNGRFVRITSAGIRESHVHDIAITKEAPNYRLDSTY; this is encoded by the coding sequence ATGGATAAATCAACAGATAAAATAGTCAAACAAGGTCTCACCTTTAACGATGTTTTGCTCGTGCCCTGCAAATCGGAAATTTTGCCCAAAGACACCGACCTCGGCACGCGACTCACGCGCAACATAAAACTCAATATCCCTCTGGTGAGCGCCGCTATGGACACCGTAACAGAAGCGCGTCTCGCCATTGCGATGGCGCAAGAAGGCGGCATTGGAATCATCCATAAAAATCTCTCCGTTAAAGAACAATCCCAGGAGGTCGAAAAAGTCAAACGATCAGAAAGCGGTATGATTGTCGATCCCGTGACCCTATCGCCCGATCACTACATATCAGAAGCTCTGGAACTCATGCAAAAGTACCGCATCTCGGGTGTCCCAATCGTCGCCCAGGGCAACCGCCTCGTCGGCATTTTGACCAACCGGGATCTGCGCTTTGAAAAAAATCTCAATCGTCGAGTCAAAGATGTCATGACATCCAAAGGGCTGATAACCGCCAAACTGGGCATTTCACTTGAAGACGCGCAGGAAATACTGCAACAACACCGCATAGAAAAGCTGCCGGTTATCGATAATGCGGGCGTCTTAAAGGGCCTGATAACAGTCAAAGACATCGAAAAGAAAATCCAATACCCCAACGCCTGCAAAGATGACCTCGGGCGTTTGCGCGTTGGTGCGGCAGTCGGCGTTGGTGAGGATGCAGAAGAACGCACTGCCGCGCTGATTGAACAGGGAGTAGATGTCATCGTAATCGACACGGCGCACGGACATTCACGCGGCGTGCTCGAAGCCGTAGAGCGCTTCAAAAGCAAATATCCCAAAACCGACCTCATCGCAGGCAATATCGCCACAAGAGAAGCTGCAGCCGATTTGACCGCGGCAGGTGCCGACGCCATCAAAGTAGGTATGGGACCCGCAACAATCTGTACCACGCGCGTGATCGCCGGCATTGGCGTACCTCAAATCACAGCCATTATGGACTGTGCCGAAATCGCCGCCAAAACCGGTGTTCCCCTGATCGCCGATGGGGGCATCACACAATCTGGCGACATCACCAAAGCCATTGCCGCAGGCGCCCATTCGGTCATGATAGGTTTCCTATTTGTAGGCACGGACGAAAGCCCTGGCGAAACCGTTATCTATCAGGGCCGCACATTTAAAGTCTATCGGGGCATGGGATCATTGGGTGCAATGCAGCGCGGTAGCAAAGACCGCTATTTCCAGGGCGAAGTTGAAGCGACCAACAAACTCGTACCCGAAGGCATTGAAGGACAGGTGCCTTACAAAGGGTCTCTTTCGGGTTTTATCTATCAACTCATAGGTGGTCTTCGCGCGGGTATGGGCTATTGTGGCACGCGCACCCTCGACGAATTGCGCAACAATGGGCGTTTTGTGCGCATCACCTCTGCCGGCATTCGAGAAAGCCATGTTCACGACATCGCCATTACCAAAGAAGCGCCCAACTATCGGCTCGACTCGACATATTAA
- the nth gene encoding endonuclease III gives MNLKKRFSKAEKAERIAEILDELYPDPEGSLRHGSAYTLLVAVLLSAQCTDVRVNQVTPVLFARADTPQKMIALSVEEIEGIIRPCGLAPRKAQAIFDLSRILLEEHDGEVPQSYEGLEALPGVGHKTASVVMAQAFGVPAFPVDTHIHRLAYRWGLSNGKNVVQTERDLKRIFPAEIWNKLHLQIIFFGREYCPARGHDPHQCLICSAYGRRSLL, from the coding sequence ATGAATTTGAAAAAGCGTTTTAGTAAAGCCGAGAAAGCCGAAAGAATTGCCGAGATTTTGGACGAGTTGTACCCCGATCCCGAAGGATCGCTGAGACACGGGAGTGCTTATACCCTGTTGGTTGCAGTGTTGTTGTCGGCGCAGTGTACCGATGTGCGGGTCAATCAGGTGACGCCTGTTCTGTTTGCCAGGGCAGATACGCCACAGAAAATGATTGCGCTGTCGGTTGAGGAAATTGAAGGCATTATCCGTCCATGTGGGTTGGCGCCTCGCAAAGCGCAGGCGATTTTCGACTTGTCCCGTATTTTGCTGGAGGAACACGATGGCGAGGTGCCCCAATCTTATGAAGGTTTGGAAGCATTGCCCGGCGTGGGACACAAGACGGCGTCGGTGGTGATGGCTCAGGCTTTTGGCGTGCCAGCATTTCCCGTGGATACGCATATTCACCGTCTCGCCTATCGATGGGGATTGTCCAATGGCAAAAATGTGGTGCAGACCGAGCGGGATTTGAAACGCATTTTCCCCGCAGAAATTTGGAATAAGCTGCATTTGCAGATTATCTTTTTTGGACGCGAATATTGTCCGGCGAGGGGGCATGATCCCCATCAATGTCTCATTTGCAGCGCGTATGGACGCAGGAGTTTGCTTTGA
- a CDS encoding biopolymer transporter ExbD, which produces MALQRREKSSPEIPTGSMADIVFLLLVFFLVTTTMNQDKGIGMHLPPPGESKKIQKKNICNIWVNVNGDILINLEQSVPLNMLRADIEQRLAQNDKLIISLKADEETPYEQFIDVLDEIKLSGADKISLASPSE; this is translated from the coding sequence ATGGCCCTTCAGCGACGCGAAAAATCTTCACCTGAAATCCCCACCGGATCTATGGCAGATATCGTGTTTTTGCTGCTGGTGTTCTTTCTGGTGACCACCACGATGAACCAGGATAAGGGCATTGGTATGCATTTGCCGCCGCCAGGTGAGTCCAAGAAGATTCAGAAGAAGAACATTTGCAACATCTGGGTCAATGTCAATGGGGATATTCTCATCAATTTGGAACAAAGTGTGCCGTTGAATATGCTTCGAGCAGATATTGAGCAGCGATTGGCGCAAAATGATAAGCTGATCATTTCATTAAAGGCAGACGAAGAAACGCCCTATGAGCAATTTATCGATGTGCTCGACGAGATTAAATTGTCAGGGGCAGATAAAATTTCGCTCGCCTCGCCCAGTGAATGA
- a CDS encoding tetratricopeptide repeat protein has protein sequence MSMRSFLAMLSLSVLVAGSALAQGVSPESAEKYNAGQELYKKRQYQKALEAFEEAVKLDPKNAQAYRAMGKTYQKLRNYKKAIEAYQMATSIKTDYAAAYFEMGELQLQATQDYTGAQASMRKVLSIDPNFADGKARDRLKVAYLKEGTTLFRRRNYKAAAAQYESATQVDPSDATVFYNLGLAHRSARSVNAAREALETAIELNPNYGKAHRGLGDLFRATGKNSSAARAYLKAIQADAKDTRSRLSLAVVYQAMKQNSKAISVLSKAAQVDPKNADVHKALGNAYSNGRQYTNAVAAYKRALGIKNTAEVNYRIAEPYFGLKQYQNAIRHANRALSSSEWRVAANVILGDCYRELGQKERAIAHYKKGVTNRQYKKYCEDQIDRILNPMGGGEEEAQ, from the coding sequence ATGTCCATGCGTTCCTTCCTTGCGATGCTTTCATTGTCTGTGCTGGTAGCCGGTTCTGCCCTTGCACAGGGAGTGAGTCCCGAATCGGCTGAAAAGTACAATGCCGGACAGGAGTTATACAAAAAAAGGCAGTATCAAAAAGCACTCGAAGCCTTTGAGGAAGCTGTAAAGCTCGATCCTAAAAACGCGCAGGCATATCGAGCAATGGGCAAGACATATCAAAAGCTTCGCAATTACAAAAAGGCCATTGAAGCTTATCAAATGGCAACTTCAATTAAGACGGACTACGCAGCCGCTTATTTTGAGATGGGCGAATTGCAATTACAGGCCACCCAAGACTATACAGGTGCCCAGGCCAGCATGCGAAAGGTGCTGTCGATTGATCCCAATTTTGCCGACGGCAAGGCACGAGATAGATTAAAGGTAGCGTATCTAAAAGAAGGCACCACGTTGTTCAGGCGACGCAATTACAAGGCCGCCGCGGCTCAGTATGAAAGTGCCACGCAAGTCGATCCTTCGGATGCGACCGTATTTTACAATTTGGGATTGGCACATAGAAGTGCTCGCAGTGTGAATGCCGCGCGCGAAGCACTTGAAACAGCCATTGAGCTGAATCCGAACTATGGCAAAGCCCATCGCGGTTTGGGCGATCTCTTCAGGGCGACAGGAAAAAATAGCAGTGCAGCAAGGGCGTACTTAAAGGCGATTCAAGCGGATGCAAAAGATACGAGATCTCGTCTGAGCCTGGCAGTGGTCTATCAGGCGATGAAGCAAAATAGCAAAGCAATTTCCGTGCTTTCAAAAGCGGCACAGGTTGATCCTAAAAATGCAGATGTTCATAAGGCATTAGGCAATGCCTACTCAAATGGTAGGCAGTACACAAATGCTGTTGCTGCCTATAAAAGGGCACTGGGCATTAAGAATACAGCCGAGGTAAACTATCGGATAGCTGAACCTTATTTTGGTCTCAAGCAATACCAAAATGCCATCAGGCACGCCAATAGAGCTTTGTCTTCGTCTGAATGGAGAGTGGCCGCCAATGTCATCCTGGGCGATTGTTATCGCGAGCTTGGCCAAAAAGAAAGAGCGATAGCGCACTACAAAAAAGGGGTCACTAATCGCCAGTACAAGAAATATTGCGAAGACCAGATTGATCGCATCCTCAATCCAATGGGCGGTGGAGAAGAAGAGGCACAGTAA
- a CDS encoding MFS transporter, protein MKKDTFLYVNAFLMDSCFSIVGICVPLYALRFGATYDDLGHINAWGALAYSVTSLVSGRLSDRMGYRQIMRIGSFCLFLAFVGYIGVNRIWHFILLSVLTAVAIAHYWPPMQAYLGRGKSRDVLLPALGRFNVAWTLGVFVGPAAGGVLFAFHPFSGFILSGFFVLLLFLGLIVIPILESEPGVAATRSVVATSGHFFPLALLANFATFFVIGLIRALFPKLATDLGISPNLLGVLLALIALTQLAVFYLMSRTDRWQFRMSPIIFAQLLGAFGLGLIGMGTKPIVFACGFLLLGGLIGVTFTASIFYSLYAEGPGGRRTGIHEAIVGSGFLFGPLLGGLVAEHFNARLPYLMGSMVILVTIGVQLLIHKMKTPRGFVPQTGD, encoded by the coding sequence GTGAAAAAAGATACTTTTTTGTATGTCAATGCCTTTTTAATGGATAGCTGTTTTTCCATTGTGGGCATTTGCGTTCCATTATACGCCCTGCGATTCGGTGCGACTTATGACGATCTCGGGCACATCAATGCTTGGGGTGCATTGGCTTATTCTGTGACCAGTCTTGTGTCAGGCCGCCTTTCAGACCGGATGGGTTATCGCCAGATTATGAGAATTGGGAGTTTTTGTCTTTTTCTGGCATTTGTGGGATATATCGGTGTCAATCGCATCTGGCATTTTATTTTGCTTTCTGTGCTTACTGCTGTTGCCATTGCACATTATTGGCCTCCGATGCAAGCCTATCTTGGGCGTGGGAAATCGCGGGATGTGCTCTTGCCTGCATTGGGGCGATTCAATGTGGCGTGGACATTGGGCGTGTTTGTTGGCCCAGCCGCAGGTGGTGTGTTGTTCGCATTCCACCCGTTTAGCGGATTTATTTTGTCTGGCTTTTTTGTGCTTCTGTTATTTTTGGGGCTGATCGTCATTCCCATTTTGGAATCGGAGCCGGGTGTTGCGGCTACAAGATCTGTTGTTGCGACGTCTGGACATTTTTTTCCCCTTGCATTGCTGGCTAATTTTGCAACGTTTTTTGTGATTGGGCTTATACGTGCGCTCTTTCCAAAATTGGCGACGGATCTCGGCATTTCACCGAATTTGCTGGGGGTTTTACTCGCGCTGATCGCTTTGACCCAACTTGCGGTTTTTTATTTGATGTCGCGGACAGATCGATGGCAATTTCGCATGTCGCCTATTATTTTTGCTCAGCTTTTGGGAGCTTTTGGTCTCGGTTTGATCGGGATGGGTACAAAGCCGATTGTTTTTGCCTGTGGTTTTTTGCTGCTGGGCGGGCTGATTGGGGTGACGTTTACAGCGAGTATTTTTTATAGTTTGTACGCCGAAGGTCCAGGAGGCCGTCGCACGGGTATTCACGAAGCGATTGTGGGAAGTGGATTTTTATTTGGTCCGCTCCTCGGGGGTCTTGTTGCAGAGCATTTCAATGCGCGATTGCCCTATTTGATGGGTAGTATGGTTATTCTGGTGACGATTGGTGTTCAGTTGTTGATCCATAAAATGAAAACTCCCAGAGGGTTTGTGCCACAGACTGGCGATTAG